One Lysinibacillus sp. OF-1 DNA segment encodes these proteins:
- a CDS encoding DUF3397 domain-containing protein, with protein sequence MKDFLHILISIIIFCPIVLFVIVYLVGRKVKIRGTHAFGAASDVTTLCLFFSVPLAIGVLWRVNVGALLVMLAIMMAMIFTYIDWRTKKEIEVKPLLKKIWRFLFLILSTAYVVIWIVGVIQSIVEYLQVV encoded by the coding sequence TTGAAAGACTTTTTACATATACTGATTAGTATCATCATTTTTTGTCCAATTGTTCTTTTTGTCATTGTTTATCTTGTTGGCAGAAAGGTTAAAATTCGCGGCACACATGCTTTTGGAGCAGCATCTGATGTGACGACATTGTGCTTGTTTTTTTCTGTTCCATTAGCTATTGGGGTGCTGTGGCGCGTGAATGTAGGAGCACTTTTAGTCATGCTTGCGATAATGATGGCTATGATTTTTACATATATTGATTGGAGAACTAAAAAGGAAATAGAAGTAAAGCCGTTACTAAAGAAAATTTGGCGTTTTTTATTTTTAATACTTAGTACAGCCTATGTAGTGATCTGGATAGTGGGGGTTATTCAATCCATTGTAGAATATTTACAGGTTGTCTAA
- a CDS encoding ketopantoate reductase family protein has product MDVAVIGAGAVGQLTASFLAESGMSVTLVARRQEQVNELNTKQLTRINVDGTKTVQNVVSTTDLATLPPQDLLVIAVKYGHLQKLYKQFAALSSDMPLLFMQNGLAHFEEALTLPQKNIAFCSISFGAQMMGQATVQHRGVGHCKLAVERGDQRIFQKLLQLQNSLFPVELVRNAEQMLFEKAVLNSLINPLSAVLQVKNGELVTNQQAFLLMETIYKELTEAFQAIEQTIPFTDVVDLCRKTAKNTSSMLTDRLQGRKSEIETIVGVILNKALANGHNLPTLRTLYHQVLAIEESGERS; this is encoded by the coding sequence ATGGACGTAGCGGTAATTGGTGCAGGAGCGGTAGGTCAACTAACAGCGAGCTTTTTAGCGGAATCGGGTATGTCAGTAACGTTGGTTGCAAGGAGGCAGGAACAGGTCAATGAGCTAAATACAAAGCAGTTAACACGTATCAATGTTGATGGTACCAAAACTGTGCAAAATGTTGTTTCTACTACAGATTTGGCCACTCTACCACCACAAGATTTACTTGTGATTGCTGTTAAATATGGTCATTTGCAAAAGCTCTACAAACAATTTGCTGCATTATCGAGTGATATGCCATTGCTTTTTATGCAAAACGGCTTAGCGCATTTCGAGGAGGCACTCACCTTGCCACAAAAAAATATTGCCTTTTGTTCAATTTCTTTTGGTGCTCAAATGATGGGGCAAGCAACAGTTCAACATAGAGGAGTGGGACACTGTAAACTTGCGGTAGAAAGAGGGGATCAACGGATCTTTCAAAAGCTATTACAATTACAAAATTCTTTGTTTCCTGTTGAGCTGGTTCGTAATGCTGAGCAAATGCTTTTTGAAAAAGCAGTGCTAAATAGCTTAATTAATCCATTATCAGCTGTATTGCAAGTGAAGAACGGTGAGTTGGTAACGAATCAACAGGCGTTTTTACTTATGGAAACTATTTATAAAGAGCTTACAGAAGCTTTTCAAGCTATTGAACAGACTATACCTTTTACTGATGTGGTAGACTTATGTAGGAAAACGGCCAAGAATACATCATCTATGCTTACAGATCGTCTACAGGGTCGAAAAAGTGAAATTGAAACAATTGTTGGTGTCATTCTAAACAAAGCTTTAGCTAACGGTCATAATTTACCTACTTTGCGTACTTTATATCACCAAGTACTTGCAATAGAGGAGAGCGGTGAACGAAGTTGA